In Vigna unguiculata cultivar IT97K-499-35 chromosome 3, ASM411807v1, whole genome shotgun sequence, a single genomic region encodes these proteins:
- the LOC114179659 gene encoding homeobox-leucine zipper protein ATHB-40-like produces MNHQLEDQMMLFTHQYLGAFTEVTPPQQGKETKPRRKRNKNGAVATTKKRKLTAEQVSLLEKNFCSEHKLESERKDQLAFELGMDPRQVAVWFQNRRFRWKTKKLEEEYSNLKNVHETTMLQKCQLENRVLKLEEQLSEAKKEIQQLQERGERAASKHLLEDVNPPFPEEFRVEEYDYGDVFYIPETHYVNGMGWINLYM; encoded by the exons ATGAATCATCAACTTGAAGACCAAATGATGCTCTTCACTCACCAATATCTTGGTGCATTCACTGAAGTAACTCCTCCTCAACAAG GCAAAGAAACCAAGCCAAGACGtaagagaaacaaaaatggTGCTGTGGCCACCACCAAGAAGAGAAAGCTCACTGCCGAACAAGTTAGTCTTCTCGAGAAAAATTTCTGCAGTGAACACAAACTTGAATCTGAAAGGAAGGACCAACTCGCATTTGAGCTTGGTATGGATCCTCGACAAGTTGCGGTATGGTTTCAAAATCGACGTTTTCGTTGGAAGACCAAAAAGTTGGAGGAAGAGTACTCCAATCTTAAGAATGTTCATGAAACCACCATGCTTCAGAAGTGCCAACTTGAGAATCGG GTATTGAAGTTAGAGGAGCAGCTTTCGGAAGCAAAGAAGGAGATTCAGCAGTTACAAGAGCGTGGTGAAAGAGCCGCAAGCAAACATTTGCTGGAAGATGTGAACCCACCATTTCCTGAAGAGTTTAGGGTTGAAGAATATGATTATGGTGATGTTTTCTACATTCCGGAGACTCATTACGTCAATGGAATGGGGTGGATTAATCTCTACATGTGA
- the LOC114179227 gene encoding geranylgeranyl pyrophosphate synthase, chloroplastic-like, with amino-acid sequence MSAVNFNAWLHPSFTRSRSPTFLFHGLTNSPIPSLIVTKRPRDKLYSSPSFTVSAVLTKEETVETEEKPAFNFKSYMLQKADAVNQALDDAVPLREPLRIHEAMRYSLLAGGKRVRPVLCVAACELVGGAAATAMPAACAVEMIHTMSLIHDDLPCMDNDDLRRGKPTNHKVFGEDVAVLAGDALLAFAFEHIAGATVGASPPRIVRALGELARAIGAEGLVAGQVVDIKSEGLDDVGLERLEFIHLHKTAALLEGAVVLGAILGGGSDEEIERLRKFARYIGLLFQVVDDILDVTKSSQELGKTAGKDLAADKVTYPKLLGIEKSKEFAAKLNKDAQDQLSGFDPVKAAPLVALANYIAYRQN; translated from the coding sequence ATGAGTGCCGTTAATTTTAACGCATGGCTACACCCCAGCTTCACCAGATCCAGATCCCCAACTTTTCTCTTTCACGGCCTCACTAACTCCCCCATTCCCTCCCTCATCGTTACCAAACGCCCAAGAGATAAGCTTTATTCGTCCCCGTCTTTCACAGTCTCCGCAGTGCTCACCAAAGAGGAGACGGTCGAGACGGAAGAGAAGCCGGCGTTTAACTTCAAGTCCTACATGCTCCAGAAAGCCGACGCCGTCAACCAGGCGCTTGACGACGCCGTTCCGCTCCGCGAGCCGCTGCGGATCCACGAGGCCATGCGCTACTCCCTCCTCGCCGGCGGCAAGCGCGTGCGCCCCGTCCTCTGCGTCGCCGCCTGCGAGCTTGTTGGAGGCGCCGCCGCCACCGCGATGCCCGCTGCCTGCGCCGTTGAGATGATCCACACCATGTCCCTTATCCACGACGACCTCCCCTGCATGGACAACGACGACCTCCGCCGCGGTAAGCCTACCAACCACAAGGTCTTCGGGGAGGACGTCGCTGTCCTCGCCGGCGACGCGCTCCTCGCATTCGCCTTCGAGCACATCGCCGGCGCCACCGTCGGTGCCTCCCCGCCGCGCATCGTCCGCGCCCTCGGCGAACTCGCGCGAGCCATCGGCGCCGAGGGACTCGTCGCCGGCCAGGTGGTCGACATCAAGTCCGAGGGGCTTGACGATGTCGGCCTCGAACGGTTGGAGTTTATCCATCTCCACAAGACGGCGGCCCTGCTGGAAGGCGCGGTGGTCCTTGGCGCCATCCTGGGCGGTGGAAGCGACGAGGAGATTGAGAGATTGAGGAAGTTCGCGCGGTATATAGGATTGTTGTTTCAGGTGGTTGATGACATTCTGGATGTTACGAAATCTTCCCAGGAATTGGGGAAAACTGCGGGGAAGGATCTCGCGGCTGATAAGGTTACTTATCCCAAGCTTTTGGGGATTGAGAAGTCTAAGGAGTTTGCTGCCAAATTGAACAAAGATGCTCAGGATCAGCTCTCTGGCTTTGACCCTGTCAAGGCTGCTCCTTTAGTTGCTTTAGCCAATTACATTGCTTATAGGCAGAACTAG
- the LOC114178805 gene encoding NEDD8-conjugating enzyme Ubc12 yields MIKLFKVKEKQREQAENASGGPPVKKQSAGELRLHKDISELNLPTSCIIRFPNGKDDLMNFEVSIQPDDGYYMGGTFLFTFQVSPIYPHEAPKVKCKTKVYHPNIDLEGNVCLNILREDWKPVLNINTVIYGLYHLFTEPNYEDPLNHEAAAVLRENPKLFESNVRRAMAGGYVGQTYFTRCM; encoded by the exons ATGATTAAACTGTTTAAAGTCAAGGAGAAGCAGAGAGAACAAGCAGAGAATGCAAGCGGAGGACCACCTGTTAAGAAGCAATCAGCTGGGGAGTTGCGTCTTCACAAAG ACATAAGTGAGTTGAATCTGCCAACATCTTGTATCATACGATTTCCCAATGGCAAAGATGACCTGATGAACTTTGAAGTTTCAATCCAACCTGATGATGGATATTACAT GGGTGGCACATTTTTGTTTACTTTCCAAGTGTCTCCCATCTATCCACACGAGGCACCAAAGGTTAAGTGCAAGACAAAG GTCTACCATCCAAATATAGACTTGGAAGGAAATGTTTGCCTTAACATCCTGCGAGAAGATTGGAAACCTGTTCTCAATATAAACACAGTTATCTACGGATTGTATCATCTTTTCACG GAACCAAATTATGAGGATCCGCTGAATCATGAAGCTGCTGCGGTCTTGAGAGAGAACCCGAAATTGTTTGAGTCTAATGTGAGGAGGGCTATGGCTGGTGGGTATGTGGGACAAACCTATTTCACTCGTTGTATGTAA